The Ignavibacteria bacterium nucleotide sequence TATTGCTGGTGAAAATTTTTCAGTTCAAGCGAATATGATGCTGAATGACAAAGTTGTTCCTGCAATGGCAGAAGCATTTAAAAATACAAAAGGACCGTTAGCTGAAAGAATGGTAGCAACAATGAAAGCTGCTCAAGCTGCCGGTGGAGATATTCGAGGGCAACAGTCAGCCTCAATACTCGTGGTAAAGGGCGAGTCAGCTGGTAAAGAATGGGAAGATAGATTAATCGACTTGAGAGTAGAAGATAATGAAAATGCAGTCGCCGAGATTGAGCGATTACTGAAAGTTTATCGCGCTTATGAATACATGAACGCAGGCGACCTTGCAATCGAGCAGGGTGATGAAGAGAAAGCTCTTCATGAATATAAATCAGCCAATGATATGTTCCCTGAAAATCTAGAAATGAAATATTGGTTTGCGGTTTCCTTGGTGAATATGAATCGAGCTACCGAAGCATTGCCAATGTTCAAAAAAATATTTGAACAAGACGCTAATTGGATCGAGCTCACTAAAAGAATTGTAAAGAATGGGATACTTAAAGCTGATGATAAAACGCTCCAAGTAATTCTAAGTCAAAATTAAAAAGCATTATGAAGATTAAAATATTTCTAGCCGTATTAGTATTTTTATTTTTCAATCAACTTTCATTATCACAAAATCACGAAAACTTAGATGTGATGATCGATTCACTGTTTAGCGAATTCAATAGTGAAAATGCACCCGGTGCGAGTGTGATGGTAATACAAAATGGAAATATAATTTTTGACAAATCTTATGGCTTTGCGAATTTGGAAAAGGAAGAAAGGACAGATCGAAATACGAATTATCGTTTAGCTTCTGTCACAAAGCAATTTACAGCCGCATCTGTTTTGATGTTAATCGATAGAAAAAAATTAACTCTCTCAACAAATCTTAAGGATGCATTTGAAGATTTTCCCGATTACGGCAGGAAAATAACGGTCTATCAATTGCTTACTCACACTTCTGGACTTATTGATTATGAATCTCTCATTCCTGATACAGCCACAGAGCAAGTGCACGATGGTGACGTTTTAAATATGATGATGCGAATCGATTCGCTTTATTTTGAGCCGGGCACGAAGTACAAATATTCAAACACAGCTTATGCACTGCTTGCTTTAATTGTTGAAAAGATGTCTGGAAAATCTTTTGCTGAGTTTTTGAAAGAGAATATATTTGATCCGCTCAGTATGAAGTCGACGGTTGCACATCAAGAAGGAAGATCAACGGTGAAAAAGAGAGCATTTGGGTATTCTAAAAAAGACGATGATTTCTTCTTCGATGATCAAAGTCTG carries:
- a CDS encoding beta-lactamase family protein, coding for MKIKIFLAVLVFLFFNQLSLSQNHENLDVMIDSLFSEFNSENAPGASVMVIQNGNIIFDKSYGFANLEKEERTDRNTNYRLASVTKQFTAASVLMLIDRKKLTLSTNLKDAFEDFPDYGRKITVYQLLTHTSGLIDYESLIPDTATEQVHDGDVLNMMMRIDSLYFEPGTKYKYSNTAYALLALIVEKMSGKSFAEFLKENIFDPLSMKSTVAHQEGRSTVKKRAFGYSKKDDDFFFDDQSLTSAVLGDGGIYSSAGDLFEWDQSLYFNNLISSKLRSQAFSHALLSNGEKINYGFGWHLEKRFDRDIIYHTGSTRGFRNVLYRIPSDELSVIILTNRNEGEPKKIAEKIIEYLLNNLGVR
- a CDS encoding DUF1028 domain-containing protein, producing MIKTILCCLLICVPVIAQITQKPSNPLAHTFSIVARDPNTGEIGIAVQSHWFSVGSIVSWAEAGVGAVATQSFVNVSFGRRGLELLKQGRAPQEALDELITTDEGREYRQVAIIDKEGRVSAYTGKLCIKDASHIAGENFSVQANMMLNDKVVPAMAEAFKNTKGPLAERMVATMKAAQAAGGDIRGQQSASILVVKGESAGKEWEDRLIDLRVEDNENAVAEIERLLKVYRAYEYMNAGDLAIEQGDEEKALHEYKSANDMFPENLEMKYWFAVSLVNMNRATEALPMFKKIFEQDANWIELTKRIVKNGILKADDKTLQVILSQN